Genomic segment of Flavobacteriales bacterium:
TTCTTTTTGTCATTTCTCGGTATTCAAGCACAACCCTATTTCGGACAAAGATTTTACCCAGATATAGAAGTAAATAATCAAGATAAATACATTCCTTGGACAGGTGGTTTAAATGCGCCCCAGTTCAATGAAATGGATCTTAACAAAGATGGAATCAAAGATCTTGTGATATTCGACAGAGCCGATAATCAAGTCATCTGTATGCTTTATAATCCATGGAATCCAAACAGCCCATATAGTAGAAAACCTGAATTTGAAAAAAACTTTCCAAAGTTAGAAAGCTGGATGCTTACCGCAGATTTTAATAATGATGGTTTAATGGATTTGTTTACCAATTATTCAGGAAGAGTACTCTACTATCGTCAATTGGCTACAAATCCCATTACATGGTCTGATCCCGATACTTTAAGAACCAAAAGAGGTCCTACAACAACCAGTAAGCTCTTCGTTTCGGCAATTGATGTACCTGCTATTGAAGATGCCGATGCAGATGGTGATTTAGACCTCTTAACATTTGGCGTGTTAGGTACAAAGCTAGAATTCCATGAAAACATAGGAACAGCCAGTAATTATGAACTCAAACTAACAGATAGATGTTATGGAAGGTTTACAGAAAACTTCTCAGACAATAGTGTTACCTTACATGACTGCGATGACGGAAATGCAGCCCCTCCCCTCGCCTCAAGACACTCGGGTTCTACCGTTACTATTTTTGATATAGATGGCGATAATGACAAAGATATGTTTCTAGGCGATGTTTCTTTTAACAATATTGTTATGCTAAAAAACACCCCAAATGCTGGTGTGGCAACCATGACTGAACAAATTTTCACTTTTCCGAATAACAAACCTATAGATGTTCAACTTTTTCCATTAGTAAAATTCATTGACCTTGATAAAGATGGAGATCAAGATATGCTTGTTACACCCAATAGTTCAAATAATTCTGTAACCAAAAACAGTGTTTGGCACTATAAAAATACAGGGAATGAGATCGTACCACAGTTTGATTTTCAAGAGGAAAATTACCTTCAAAAAGATATGATCGATATAGGAAAATTCTCTATTGTTAGATTATTTGATTTTGATCAAGACGGAGATAAAGACCTTTTTGTAAGCAGTGGTGAACGTTTTGATGCTTCCAAAAATTTTATTTCCTCAATATATTATTATAAAAATATAGGAAATAATATAACTCCTAAATTCAAACAGATTTCTAATGATTTTGGAGGATTTTTATCAAAAAACATTGGTTTACAACTTGCCCCAAGCTTTGGAGATCTAGATTCTGATGGGGATTTTGACATTATCATGGGAAATAAAAATGGGCAAGTCATTTATTTTGAAAATACCACTAACAATGCTGCACCCAGCTATATTTACAATAATTCACTGTTCAACTCTGTAAATGTAGGGGTTTCTTCAAAGCCTTTTCTCTATGACTTAGATGGGGATTTTGATTTAGACTTACTCGTGGGAGAAAAAGATGGGAATATCAATTATTATGAAAATACAGGAACGCAATCAAATCCACAGTTTTCACTAAACCCAGATACAAATAAATTTGGCGGTATAGATCTAGTGGACAACTTTGGAAACGGATATACAGATCCTACAATTGTTGAGATGAATAATAAAATGCACCTTATTATTGGAACAGCAGAAAGAGGAATCCATGTTTTTGATAGTTTAGAAAACAATCTCAAAGGCAATTTTAGAAATAAAACACTTACTGAAAATCTTCAAAAGTTTGACAATAAAAGATATCTAAGTCCAACAATTGCGGATATAAACCAAGATGGGAAAATGGATATGATTCTAGGGAATATCAAAGGCGGATTGGAGTATTTTGTTGGAATTGACAAGAATCAAATCAGTGTAGTAGAAATAGATAACCCACAAGAAGTTATCATATATCCTAACCCTGCAAAAACTCATTTATCTATCCAGAGTAATCATTCATTTGAAAGTTTTCTGATCTATTCTATTTCAGGAAACTTGATTCAAAAAGGAAACTATCAAAAAGAAATTTCTGTAGAAAACTTATCTCCTGGATCTTATCTCATAGAATTAAGAAACAATTCAAAAAGAGCACTTCTAAAATTTATCAAGATCTAATTAAGAAACAATTCAAAAAGAGCACTTCTAAAATTTATCAAGATCTAGTAAGTTCTTCTTCTACGCCGTCTTGTTTTTTTGATTCCAAGAACGCCCATAATTCCACGAGTAAATTCTCTAACAATAATTGTAGTTGCTTTACTTAGGAGGCTTTCGCCAAGAGATTGTCTTTTTCTTCCTCCAGATCGCCTTCTAGAACTCGCAGCTTTCTCTTTTTCCTTTTGTTTTTTGAGTGCTGCTTTGCGTTCTTCTTCTTGTGCTTTTTCTATTTTTTCTGAAAGAATTTCATACGCACTTTCTCTGTCAATATCCTCGGCATATTCTTCTACCAGTTCAGAATGATCAATGATTTTATCTATTTCCTTTTCGGTAAGAATATCCATTCTAGAAATCGGAGCTCTCAAAAGCGTATGTACCAAAGGTGTAGGGATTCCTTTTTCGTTTAGACAAGTAATCATTGCCTCTCCAATTCCCATTGAAGTCAAGAGTTCATCGGTAGTATAAAAAGTAGTTTCGGGATAATTTTCAGCTGTTTTCTTAATCGCTTTACGATCTTTTGCCGTAAATGCCCTAAGCGCATGTTGAACCTTTAGCCCTAGTTGACTCAGAACTTCTTCAGGAACATCTGTGGGCAATTGAGTACAGAAAAATACACCCACCCCTTTTGATCGGATAAGCTTAATGATAATTTCGATTTGATCGAGCAATTCATTTGTAGCTTCCTTAAAAACAAGGTGTGCTTCATCTATAAATAAACAAAGTTTAGGTTGATCGTCGTCCCCAGATTCTGGAAGGGTTTCATATATTTCTGCTAACAGACTCAACATGAATGTTGAAAATAATTTTGGTTTATTTTGGATATCTGTTAGACGGATAATAGAAATCTGTCCTTGTCCATTTCTTTCCTGTAACAAATCTTCAATATCAAAAGATTTCTCTCCAAAAAACTTCTCTCCTCCTTGTTCTTCTAGCTCTACTATTTTTCTTAGAATGGCGCTTACAGATCTCCCTGAAATATATCCATATTCTTTTTCTATTTCCTTTTTCCCTTCAGAAGTGAGGTATTGGAGTGTTTTCCTAAGATCTTTTAGATCCAAGAGTGGTATTTTTTGGTCATCGCAGTATTTAAACATTATACTCACAATACCCATTTGAGTTTCATTTAAGCCCAATATTTTGGATAGTAAAATGGGACCAAACTCTGATACGGTAGCTCTTAGCTTCACGCCTTTTTCATCAGAAATACTCATGAGTTCCACAGGTAATCCTTGGGGTTCATAAGGTTCTCCGATCGCTCCGTGTCGCCAAACAATATGATCATTAGAACTACCAGGTTGTGCTAAACCGCTCAAATCACCCTTGATATCCATTAATAAACTAGGAATCCCTTTTAAAGAAAGTTGCTCTGCAAGTACTTGAACAGTTTTTGTTTTCCCTGTACCAGTAGCCCCAGCTATTAAACCGTGTCTATTAAGTGTTTTTAGGGGAATTTTCACTTTGGTTTCAGCTACAGGCTCTCCATTGAGCATTCCACCACCAATAGTAATAAAATCTTTCTTATAGGTATATTTAGTTTGAATTTCTTTTTGAAATTCAAGGGTGATTTGATCCTTCTTTTCCACGAAATTATTTTAGGGTTTTGAACACTTTATTCAGTTCTTCAATATTCTTTGCTTGGCTAATGATTTCATTCTTTTTGTTTAGAATAAAAATAGCAGGTGTACCTGTTACAAAGTAATTTTTGACATTTTCAGATTCCCATTTTTTAAACTCCGAAGTATGTTTAAAATTTGGAAAACTTATGATGGTGTTTTTATAAGAAGTAGGATCTGTATCTAAGCTTACGGCTATTGCCTTGGCATTTGGATGCCAGTCAAACCATTTATTTAACTCAGGCATCATTTGCATACAATGTGGACACCAAGACGCCCAGAAAACAACAATTTTATAATCAGAATCTAAGGAATTTAACATATTTTCTTGCCCTTCACCTGTAATGGCAGGAGCTATATTTCCTTTTTTCATTCTTTTATATCCTTCAATTCTTCGTTCTCTTTTGTGCTTTATTTCATCGTTATCACATGATCCCTCTTCTCCATAGACAAGGTCGATATGTCTAACTACAATATCAAAACCAGATGGAATAAACAATTGGGTAAGCAAATTTACGGCTTTACCTTTTACCTCTGTATCGGTAATTTGATCCATTATTTCATCTACTCCAGTCACCATTTCAAGTTCTAAATCTTCTCTCTGTAGATGCTTATTCTTATTATAAACCATCCCTAAATACCTATTAAATAGGTTTTGGTAAGCAGGAGAATTCCATAATTCTGGCTGATTTAAATCATACATTTTAAGACTGTTTAAAAACAATAAACTATCTTGATGTTCTCTTTTAGCAGAAATATCTACATACAATTTTGGCTTCATGCTCAATAATGCACCCAAAAATTCATGATCTGCTTTTGCTCTTTCGATAATTTGATCATTTCTTTTAGATAGAACTTTGAGTTGTTTTTTGATTTGTTTCAAAAATTTCTCGTCTCCTTCTAGCGGATAAGTCAACCATGTGTTTCTAAGCAAACTAAGTGCCTCAGAATTTTTCAAATTTTCATCTGAATATGATTTCCATTTTAAATTAATGGGATCTTTTGTCTCAAAAACTTTATTTGGTTCTATTCTTCTAGCATTCACATCTCGTTTATGAATAAACAATTCTACATCGTTTTCTCCCGTAATAATTACATCAAAAACTAGCTCTACACCATGTTCTTCTTTTAGATACAATTGGTACATTCCTTTTTTGCAATTATTTGGAATGGCTGTTTTAAATTTATTATTATCGACTTTGATCTCTGTAACCACATCATTTGTAACACCGTATTTCTTCAATGACAATTCCTTTATGGTGTATCCTTTTTCTACAGCTCCTTCAATAAAATGTTGTTTTTGCCCACAGGCGACATTAAATAGTAAAAATAGTAATGAAGTGATCCAAACACTTTTTTTCATTTCTCCGATTTTATTAGTTGTTTATAATTTTTTTTATACCAAATAAAAATCAAGACAAGGGACTTAAAATTAATTAATGGTTTCTTATCTCTTATTCAAGAATTTATTTAGCAATAGTTTCAATAGTTTATTTTTCTTTTTGTAGCGTCAAATAAAGTTTCTTAGATTCTTGATCGACTCCTTCAAACCTCAAGACTGTATCTCCTTGAGCAATTGTGTCTAAGTATATTCTTCCTTCTTGGTATGAGTTTGTGAAATCTAAACGGTAATATCCAAAATCAAATTTTTCGTCCTGCCCATGCATTTCAAGATAGTCTCCTGGAAGTCTTTCTAATTTTCCTGAGTATGTTTTTATTTTATTGCAATTTGGCAAATCTTCCAAGGCTTCGATTAAAGTTATACTTCCATTTTTATTGAAAATATATCCTGATTTTTTCAAATCACAAACATGATAAATAAGAGGTTGACCATCATAAAAACCTGCACTTACAATCCATTTATTATAGATTCGTGTATCGGGTTCTAATGTTGGGATTTGTTTTTCGCAAGAAAGTACCCCCACAAAAACTAAAAATGTCACTAAAAAAGCTGAAATATATCTCATGATGTATTTTTTTGTAAAAATAATAATTTCTACGGATTTTTCGGTTTTGATATTACTTGCATGTTCTCTATTTTCCCTTGATCTATAGAAAATTTAAGCATTGTTCTTTCTTGGTGAAAACCACTTTTGCCAAAAGCCCCTGGATTGATATGTAAAACAGAAAAATTGTTATCATACATAACTTTCAGAATGTGTGAATGTCCACAAATAAAAATATCGGGTTGAATTTGCTTGAGTAGCATCTGTATTTTGGTATTAAACTTAGGTGGATAGGCTCCTATATGTCGGATCCAAATTTTTTTACCTTCACAAAAGAAAATTTGATCTTCTGGACAACGAACACGAATATCCTGTCCATCAATATTCCCATAAACAGCTTTTACAGGTGCAAAAGTTTCCAAATAATCTAACACTTCTTGACTACCGATATCACCTGCATGCCAAATTTCGTCTGCGTTTTGATAATGTGCTGCCGCCTCTTTATCTATAAAGGCATGAGTATCCGAAAGAAGAAGAATTTGCTTCAAGACTATTTAATATCTGATGAGATCAGTTGATACGTTTTCTCCGCTAATAAATCATTGTGATAAACCATCCCTATTCCAACGCTATACGCATTTTCATATCGCAACATTTTAACAGACTGAATAACCACATCCTCTCCAGAGGTAACAAGTTTCACATTATAAGGCGTACCCTGGAAATTGTTTAAAAAGCCCCCTACATCATAAGCATAAATAACGTCTCCATGGAATGCGTTATTATCAGCATTATAACTGCTATAAGTGGGTCCTTCTATTTTTGAATAATACGTTCCAAATTTACTTTCTACTTTATATACTCGAAGATCTTTTTTCTCAATTGGCAATTTATTTCCACTATCGTCAATATAGAAATTAGACTCTAAATAAGTGAAATTTTCATCCGTAATCGTTCTTGTAAAAAATTCATTTTCATGATAATCAAAATACGTTTCGGTTCTTTTCTTTACCCGATTTTTACCATCTTTACTCTCTACTATCTCTGTCTTAATATCTTGTAATTCTATCCTAACAGTATAAGGAACTAGAGCAATTGTATCTGAGACCTTATAAGTCCAACTAGAACCAATATCAAAAAGCATATATCTTTTCATATCAGAATCAAAATCCTCAAGAGGAAGAGTCTCTTCATCTTTATAACACGAGGTCAAAATCAAAAAAACTAAAAACGATAAAACGACTTTTATTTTCATAATACATAACTATTTTCGCTAATTTACAACAAAATTTAATACTGCTACAAATTTTATAAAGTGATTCAGAAAAGGATATTTTGATGCAAAAAAAACAATTTTTGATGATTTTTCCCACAATATTTCGACTAAAAATACGATAAACAATATAGTTTCGTAAAATCACAAGCAAGCTTGGTTCAAGTCTGTTTTGGTTTATGAGTGGTATTAGTTATCTTGCATGATATTTTGTAGGAATTGTGATCTAAAGAATGAAAAAACGTTTTTTCCCTTTTATACTCTTAGTACTTTTATTTATTTCTAATGGATGTTCGGTAAAAAAGAATAAATTTTTAAACCGTAATTATCATTGGGTTACAGCTCGATATAATAAATGTTATAACGCTCAAGTCTTGTTTGATAAAACGATGGAATCTTATCAGAATCAAATTAAAGAGGACTACGGAAGCACCTTACCTATTAGAAAATTAGGAAGTGAAGAGGAAGCAAAAACGCTACATACCCCTTTTGAAACAGTCATAAAAAAAACGAGTGAGGTTGTTCAACGTCATTCTATGGTTATAAGAGGAGAAGAAAGAAATAACTGGATGGATGAGACATTTTTACTCCTCGGAAAAGCTTATTTCTATCGTCAAGAGTATGAAAATGCAGCTCAAATATTTAATCACGGAAAAAAATACAAGAATCTAAGTGAATATGTAAGTCTGAAGATATGGGCTGCGGAAACTCAAGTTATGCTTGGAAATTATGGAATTGCAGAAAGGCAATTGCAAGAAATTGTGGAAACAGACGATCTTAAAAAGAAACACAAAATACATATTTTAGAGACTCGAGCGGAGCTTTTTTATCGTGATGATCAAATTAAGAAAGCGATAACGGCACTGGAGAAGACCATTAAGTATTTACCAAACTCTGGAGATCACATCGGAAGAAATTTCTATATTTTAGGGCAATATGCTTTAGAAAATGACCAATTAGAAGAGGCAACAACTTTTCTTTTTGAAGCCGAAAAAAGAGGAAAAGATCCTATTTTGGTCTTTAATTCTGTGCTTGCTCAAACAAAAAGCTTTAATCCCGAAACTCATTCAGCTTCAGAACTTTTTGCAAGTATTAAAAAACTTGAAAACAACAGCGTTTATAAAACACTGATGGATCAAGTATATTATGCAAAAGGTGTGCTGCATGAAAAAATTGAAAATTATGACCTTGCTCTAGAAAACTATCAAAATTCTTTGGATACCAATTTTGACAACGGAATTCAATTAGCAAGAACACACCTAGCCAAAGGAGACCTTGAATTTCAATTAAAAAATTATAATCAGGCACAAGAACACTACGATGCCGTTATGAATATAATAGATGAAAAATTCAAGAATTACGAACAAATTGAACAAAAGTGGAAATCCCTTTCGGATCTAGCAAAGCATTATCAGACCATTGATCTCAATGATTCTTTACTTATCGTAAGTGCCTGGAATGAAGATCAACAATATTTGTGGGCAAAAAATAGAGCCTTGAGGGAACTGAATGCACAAAAGGAAAAAGAAGCCGAGAAACTGGCAACTTTAGAGAAAATAAAATCGAAAATAAACCTTGAAAACGGTAAGAAAAATATTAATTGGTATTTTGATGATAAAACCCTTATAGAGAATGGGAAAAAGCTTTTTAGCAATGTTTGGGGTATCAGAAAACTAGAAGATAATTGGCGAAGAAAAAACAAAGGAACCATAAATCCAGACGAAGAAACAGAAATTACTGAACAAGAGGAAAACGACCTTAGTACAACTACTGAGGAAAACGCACTGATGCAAAAAGATAGTCTCACCGAAGAAGAAGCGATAGCAATAGGTGATTTAATGGCGAAAATTCCAAACTCAACTAAAAGGAAATTCAAATTGCAAGACGAAATTGTGGAAGCTCATTTTGCCTTAGGAATGATTTATAAAGAATACTTAAAAGATATTCCAGAATCAGTAAATCAGTTTAGAATTATTGTAGACAAATATCCTAATTCTAAACATAAGCCTGCCTCCTATTATCATTTAGTCCGACTGCATGAAGCGGATCATAAAATGGAATTTGCCAATAAATACCGCTTAAAAGTTGCTCAAGAATATCCTGAAAGTATTTACCATAACTTATTAGAAGGAAAAATGGTGAAAGAACAAGAAGACCCAGCACTGACATTGTACAAAAAAGCATACAAAAATCTGAAGAAAGAAAAGTTTGTAACAGTTTTTTCTCTTTATGATGAATTTTCAAAACAATTTGAAGACCACAAGCTACATCCTAAATTCAAATTAGCTGTAGCAGAAGCACATGCGGGTAATGGCAGTAAAGATTTCTATATAAATAGCTTGAAAGACCTTGTGAAGACTTACCCAGAAACTACAGAAGGAAACGTTGCGAAAAAGAGATTAAATTTATTCTTAAAGAACAAGCAAAAAAATGATCAGAAAAAAAGTATTTATAATGAAAGTACTGATGATGTTTTCTTTGCTCTTTTTCTCTGTGAAACCAGTAATGCTCAAGCACTACAAAGTTTTTTATCTGACTTTAGTTCACGTGCCTATCAACAAAAAAATATTGTGGTAAGTGCTATCATTTTTAAAGATGGAAAAAGTTTAGTGAGTGCCAAAGTATTTAGTGGACCAAAAGATGCTAAAAAGTTTATTGAACTCATGGAACTTGATCAAGATTATGCCAGTGTTCAAGGATTTATTGCTCAACCAATGACCATGGCTGCCAAGAATTACCCCATATTTTACAAAAGAAAAAATATCCAAGAATATTTGGATTTCGAAAAACAATATTTTAACAACTAATAGATGTTCTCAAAAGTAGGTTTAAGAACCAAAATCCTTTTGGCAAACTTGAGTTTGCTTCTTTTCTCTTTTCTCTTTATTGGGATATTTACTTATCTAAATTTCAACAAACAAAATGACACTTACCACAGAAAAAGGTTGAAAAGAAAAGAACTCTCTCTTGTAAAACAAGTAGAATATCATCTGGCGAAAATCTCTCAATTTGTTAATCAAAAAAACTTTGTTCTTCATTTTGAAAATCACACAAAAGAACTCACAGACATCAATAATATAGATGTCAATTATTATAATTTGAAAGGGGAAGTCATTATACAATCTGATCCTGAAATTTTCACAGAAAAAAGACTTCCTAAAAAACTTCCGACCAAAATTTTAAAACAAGTTTTAGAGAAAAATGATTATACCTTAGAGCATTCAGAAGGAGTTCGTTTTTTCTCCTCCTATTTTCTTATAAAGAATAAAAAAGGTGAAAATATTGCTATATTAAACATTCCATATTTCGATTTTGACAAAACCAAAAGTAACGACATAGAAACCTATCTTGGAGAATTATCTATAATCTATCTGTTTCTGCTGATTCTGGCTGTAGTAATGGTCTATATTTTGGCAAAATACATTACAGAACCGCTTAGAACCTTATCTGAAGACATCAAAAAAATGGAATTAGATAAAGATGCTCCACCACTTGAATGGAATGTAAATGATGAAGTAGGCTTATTGATAAAAGAGTATAATAAAACAAGAGAAAAGCTAAAAGCAAGTGCCGAACTCCTCGCTCAAAAACAAAAAGAAGAAGCTTGGAAAGAAATGGCAAAACAAGTAGCCCATGAAGTAAAGAATCCGCTTACTCCTATGAAACTTCAGGTACAGTTTCTTCAAAAAAATCTAGATCCAACAGACGAAAATTTTAAAGAAGAGCTCGATGAATTTTGTCTTTCTATGGTAGAACAAATTGATAATATGACCAATATTGCCAATGCTTTTTCTGATTTTGCTTCTTTACCCAAATTAGCCATTGAAAAAATTGAGATTCACAATATTCTTCATCCCGTTGCAAAATTATACCAAAGTCAAAATCTAGATTTCACAACTTACAAACAAGAAATCTGTGTAATGGCAGATAAAAATCAGCTTCATCAAGTTTTTATCAATCTTATAAAAAATGCCTACCAATCGATCCCTAATAATAAAGAACCAAAAGTGGTGATGAGTTATGAATCGGTGAATGATTTCTTGTATATTTACATCAAAGATAATGGTAGTGGAATTCCAACAAGGATTCAATCCAAAATATTTGAACCGAAATTTACCACCAAAAATTCTGGAAAAGGATTAGGTTTAGCAATGGTGAAAAACATAATTTTGGCACACGGAGGGAAAATAAAATTCCAGACTCAAGAAAATATCGGGACAACCTTTATCATTAAATTACCCATCGAAAAATAAACGAGAGATGAACTATAATAATCTTTTGATCTCTATAGAAGATCATATTGGAACTATCACAATTAACAGACCGAAAAAACTTAATGCACTAAACAAAGAAACAATCTCTGAGTTACATGAGGCATTTAAAAGTTTAGCAAGCAATGATGAAGTTAAGGCAATTATCCTTACAGGAGCAGGTGAAAAAGCTTTTGTAGCTGGAGCTGATATCAGTGAATTTGCGAATTTTTCTGTTGAACAAGGTGAAGAACTCAGCCGTGTGGGACATGAAAGTCTTTTTACTTTCGTAGAAAAAATTGAAAAACCTATTTTGGCAGCCGTAAATGGTTTTGCCTTAGGAGGTGGTTTAGAATTGGCTATGTCTTGTCATATTCGTGTTTTTTCTAGCCATGCTAGAGTAGGTCTACCAGAAGTAAGCCTTGGGGTTATACCAGGATACGGAGGAACACAAAGACTGGCACAAATAGTAGGGAGAGGAAAAGCTATAGAAATGATTGCTACAGCAGGGATGATAGATGCAGAACACGCTTTGCACATCAACCTTGCAAACCATGTTGTAAGCCCAGATGAGCTTATGGATGAAACAAGAAAAATGGCGAGTAAAATCATTAAAAACTCTAGTACTGCCATTGCCGCAGCACTAAGATGTGTTCAAGATTGTTTTGACAAAAACACTGATGGTTTTGAAACCGAAATTAAAGAATTTGGAAAAGCATTTGGAACACCTGATTTTAAAGAAGGTACTACGGCATTTTTAGAAAAAAGAAAACCAAAATTTCAATAGATACAATCTTGAAATAAATTGAAAATGAAAGATTGTCTGTTCTTACGGCTGGCAATCTTTTTTATTTTTGAAAATACCGACAATTTTAGTTTCTTTGTCTAGTAATCATACCATTTATAATCCCCACTTTAAAGGGAGATTTGAATTACAGAGCTTGTCCTGACTTTTCAGGAGGTCTACAACGAAATACTCCGAATAAAGAAACAAAATATATGGATAAATTAACACCGAAAATGGTATTAATCACTGAATAAGCCCCCTTTGAATAGCTTGTCCCGATTTTTC
This window contains:
- a CDS encoding ATP-binding protein: MFSKVGLRTKILLANLSLLLFSFLFIGIFTYLNFNKQNDTYHRKRLKRKELSLVKQVEYHLAKISQFVNQKNFVLHFENHTKELTDINNIDVNYYNLKGEVIIQSDPEIFTEKRLPKKLPTKILKQVLEKNDYTLEHSEGVRFFSSYFLIKNKKGENIAILNIPYFDFDKTKSNDIETYLGELSIIYLFLLILAVVMVYILAKYITEPLRTLSEDIKKMELDKDAPPLEWNVNDEVGLLIKEYNKTREKLKASAELLAQKQKEEAWKEMAKQVAHEVKNPLTPMKLQVQFLQKNLDPTDENFKEELDEFCLSMVEQIDNMTNIANAFSDFASLPKLAIEKIEIHNILHPVAKLYQSQNLDFTTYKQEICVMADKNQLHQVFINLIKNAYQSIPNNKEPKVVMSYESVNDFLYIYIKDNGSGIPTRIQSKIFEPKFTTKNSGKGLGLAMVKNIILAHGGKIKFQTQENIGTTFIIKLPIEK
- a CDS encoding tetratricopeptide repeat protein — translated: MKKRFFPFILLVLLFISNGCSVKKNKFLNRNYHWVTARYNKCYNAQVLFDKTMESYQNQIKEDYGSTLPIRKLGSEEEAKTLHTPFETVIKKTSEVVQRHSMVIRGEERNNWMDETFLLLGKAYFYRQEYENAAQIFNHGKKYKNLSEYVSLKIWAAETQVMLGNYGIAERQLQEIVETDDLKKKHKIHILETRAELFYRDDQIKKAITALEKTIKYLPNSGDHIGRNFYILGQYALENDQLEEATTFLFEAEKRGKDPILVFNSVLAQTKSFNPETHSASELFASIKKLENNSVYKTLMDQVYYAKGVLHEKIENYDLALENYQNSLDTNFDNGIQLARTHLAKGDLEFQLKNYNQAQEHYDAVMNIIDEKFKNYEQIEQKWKSLSDLAKHYQTIDLNDSLLIVSAWNEDQQYLWAKNRALRELNAQKEKEAEKLATLEKIKSKINLENGKKNINWYFDDKTLIENGKKLFSNVWGIRKLEDNWRRKNKGTINPDEETEITEQEENDLSTTTEENALMQKDSLTEEEAIAIGDLMAKIPNSTKRKFKLQDEIVEAHFALGMIYKEYLKDIPESVNQFRIIVDKYPNSKHKPASYYHLVRLHEADHKMEFANKYRLKVAQEYPESIYHNLLEGKMVKEQEDPALTLYKKAYKNLKKEKFVTVFSLYDEFSKQFEDHKLHPKFKLAVAEAHAGNGSKDFYINSLKDLVKTYPETTEGNVAKKRLNLFLKNKQKNDQKKSIYNESTDDVFFALFLCETSNAQALQSFLSDFSSRAYQQKNIVVSAIIFKDGKSLVSAKVFSGPKDAKKFIELMELDQDYASVQGFIAQPMTMAAKNYPIFYKRKNIQEYLDFEKQYFNN
- a CDS encoding T9SS type A sorting domain-containing protein; the encoded protein is MKPFLILAFFFLSFLGIQAQPYFGQRFYPDIEVNNQDKYIPWTGGLNAPQFNEMDLNKDGIKDLVIFDRADNQVICMLYNPWNPNSPYSRKPEFEKNFPKLESWMLTADFNNDGLMDLFTNYSGRVLYYRQLATNPITWSDPDTLRTKRGPTTTSKLFVSAIDVPAIEDADADGDLDLLTFGVLGTKLEFHENIGTASNYELKLTDRCYGRFTENFSDNSVTLHDCDDGNAAPPLASRHSGSTVTIFDIDGDNDKDMFLGDVSFNNIVMLKNTPNAGVATMTEQIFTFPNNKPIDVQLFPLVKFIDLDKDGDQDMLVTPNSSNNSVTKNSVWHYKNTGNEIVPQFDFQEENYLQKDMIDIGKFSIVRLFDFDQDGDKDLFVSSGERFDASKNFISSIYYYKNIGNNITPKFKQISNDFGGFLSKNIGLQLAPSFGDLDSDGDFDIIMGNKNGQVIYFENTTNNAAPSYIYNNSLFNSVNVGVSSKPFLYDLDGDFDLDLLVGEKDGNINYYENTGTQSNPQFSLNPDTNKFGGIDLVDNFGNGYTDPTIVEMNNKMHLIIGTAERGIHVFDSLENNLKGNFRNKTLTENLQKFDNKRYLSPTIADINQDGKMDMILGNIKGGLEYFVGIDKNQISVVEIDNPQEVIIYPNPAKTHLSIQSNHSFESFLIYSISGNLIQKGNYQKEISVENLSPGSYLIELRNNSKRALLKFIKI
- a CDS encoding TlpA family protein disulfide reductase gives rise to the protein MKKSVWITSLLFLLFNVACGQKQHFIEGAVEKGYTIKELSLKKYGVTNDVVTEIKVDNNKFKTAIPNNCKKGMYQLYLKEEHGVELVFDVIITGENDVELFIHKRDVNARRIEPNKVFETKDPINLKWKSYSDENLKNSEALSLLRNTWLTYPLEGDEKFLKQIKKQLKVLSKRNDQIIERAKADHEFLGALLSMKPKLYVDISAKREHQDSLLFLNSLKMYDLNQPELWNSPAYQNLFNRYLGMVYNKNKHLQREDLELEMVTGVDEIMDQITDTEVKGKAVNLLTQLFIPSGFDIVVRHIDLVYGEEGSCDNDEIKHKRERRIEGYKRMKKGNIAPAITGEGQENMLNSLDSDYKIVVFWASWCPHCMQMMPELNKWFDWHPNAKAIAVSLDTDPTSYKNTIISFPNFKHTSEFKKWESENVKNYFVTGTPAIFILNKKNEIISQAKNIEELNKVFKTLK
- a CDS encoding DUF853 domain-containing protein; amino-acid sequence: MEKKDQITLEFQKEIQTKYTYKKDFITIGGGMLNGEPVAETKVKIPLKTLNRHGLIAGATGTGKTKTVQVLAEQLSLKGIPSLLMDIKGDLSGLAQPGSSNDHIVWRHGAIGEPYEPQGLPVELMSISDEKGVKLRATVSEFGPILLSKILGLNETQMGIVSIMFKYCDDQKIPLLDLKDLRKTLQYLTSEGKKEIEKEYGYISGRSVSAILRKIVELEEQGGEKFFGEKSFDIEDLLQERNGQGQISIIRLTDIQNKPKLFSTFMLSLLAEIYETLPESGDDDQPKLCLFIDEAHLVFKEATNELLDQIEIIIKLIRSKGVGVFFCTQLPTDVPEEVLSQLGLKVQHALRAFTAKDRKAIKKTAENYPETTFYTTDELLTSMGIGEAMITCLNEKGIPTPLVHTLLRAPISRMDILTEKEIDKIIDHSELVEEYAEDIDRESAYEILSEKIEKAQEEERKAALKKQKEKEKAASSRRRSGGRKRQSLGESLLSKATTIIVREFTRGIMGVLGIKKTRRRRRRTY
- a CDS encoding metallophosphatase family protein, coding for MKQILLLSDTHAFIDKEAAAHYQNADEIWHAGDIGSQEVLDYLETFAPVKAVYGNIDGQDIRVRCPEDQIFFCEGKKIWIRHIGAYPPKFNTKIQMLLKQIQPDIFICGHSHILKVMYDNNFSVLHINPGAFGKSGFHQERTMLKFSIDQGKIENMQVISKPKNP